Proteins encoded in a region of the Vicia villosa cultivar HV-30 ecotype Madison, WI linkage group LG5, Vvil1.0, whole genome shotgun sequence genome:
- the LOC131602656 gene encoding receptor-like protein kinase HSL1 encodes MEEKQKPLLMFCIVLLSMLSLSTNVTCLNQDGLYLYQFKLTLDDPDSSLSSWNPTDTTPCNWFGVRCDATNTTVTELDLSDTNIQGPFTASILCRLPNLSSINLFNNSINQTFPLQISLCKNLLHLDLSQNLLTGPLPESLSSLPNLRYLDLTGNNFSGNIPISFGTFQKLEVLSLVSNLLEGTIPPSLGNITTLKMLNLSYNPFFPGRIPLELGNLTNLEVLWLTQCNLVGVIPETLGKLKKLKDLDLALNDLYGSIPSSLTELTSLRQIELYNNSLSGELPRGMGKLTNLRLLDASMNHLTGRIPEELCSLPLESLNLYENRFEGELPASIADSPNLYELRLFGNRLTGKLPENLGKRSPLRWLDVSSNQFWGSIPASLCDLGELEELLMIYNLFTGEIPASLGTCQSLSRVRLGYNRFSGEVPAGIWGLPHVYLLELAQNSFSGSISKTIAGAGNLSLLILSKNNFSGTVPDEVGWLENLVQFSAADNMFSGSLPDSLVNLGQLGILDFHNNRLSGELPKGIHSWKKLNDLNLANNEIVGKIPDEIASLSVLNFLDLSHNQFSGKIPHGLQNMKLNQLNFSYNRLSGELPPQLAKEMYQSSFLGNPGLCGDLKGLCDGRNEVKNLGYVWLLRAIFLLAVLVFLVGVVWFYFRYKNFKESRRAIDKSKWTLMSFHKLGFGEDEILNCLDEDNVIGSGSSGKVYKVVLNSGEAVAVKKIWGGARKEVESGDVEKGRVQDNAFDAEVETLGKIRHKNIVKLWCCCTTRDCQLLVYEYMQNGSLGDLLHSSKGGLLEWPTRYKIAVDAADGLSYLHHDCVPPIVHRDVKSNNILLDGDFGAKVADFGLAKVVETTGKGIKSMSVIAGSCGYIAPEYAYTLRVNEKSDIYSFGVVILELVTGRRPVDPEFGEKDLVKWVCTTLDQKGVDHVIDSRLDSCFKEEICKVFNIGLMCTSPLPINRPSMRRVVKMLQEVGIENQMKPAKKDGKLTPYYYDDASDHGSVV; translated from the exons ATGGAAGAAAAACAAAAACCATTGTTAATGTTTTGCATTGTTCTTCTGTCAATGCTATCTCTATCAACAAACGTAACATGTCTGAACCAAGATGGGCTCTACCTGTACCAATTCAAACTCACCTTAGACGATCCCGACTCCTCTCTCTCTTCCTGGAACCCAACAGACACCACACCATGCAACTGGTTCGGCGTCCGCTGCGACGCCACCAACACCACCGTAACAGAACTCGACCTCTCCGACACCAACATCCAAGGCCCATTCACAGCCTCAATCCTCTGCCGTCTCCCCAACCTCTCCTCCATCAACCTCTTCAACAACTCCATTAACCAAACCTTCCCCCTCCAAATCTCCCTCTGTAAAAACCTCCTCCACCTTGACCTCTCCCAGAATCTCCTCACTGGCCCCCTCCCGGAATCTCTCTCCTCTCTCCCTAACCTCCGTTACCTCGACCTCACCGGAAACAACTTCTCCGGTAACATACCTATCTCCTTTGGTACATTCCAGAAACTCGAAGTACTCTCACTCGTGTCGAATCTTCTGGAAGGTACCATTCCTCCGTCTCTTGGAAACATCACTACTTTGAAAATGCTTAACCTCTCTTACAACCCGTTTTTCCCGGGTCGGATCCCGTTGGAGCTTGGAAACTTAACGAACCTCGAGGTTCTATGGTTGACGCAATGCAACCTTGTTGGTGTGATTCCTGAAACTCTCGGGAAGTTGAAGAAGCTTAAGGATTTGGACCTTGCGTTGAATGATCTTTATGGCTCTATACCGAGTTCGCTCACTGAGTTAACGAGTTTGAGACAGATTGAGTTGTATAATAACTCGTTATCCGGTGAGTTGCCGAGGGGAATGGGGAAACTTACTAATTTGAGGCTTCTTGACGCGTCGATGAATCATTTGACGGGGAGGATTCCGGAGGAGCTTTGTTCGTTGCCGTTGGAGAGTTTGAATCTCTATGAGAATCGTTTTGAGGGTGAGTTACCGGCGAGTATAGCTGACTCACCGAATCTTTATGAGTTGAGGTTGTTTGGGAACAGGCTTACCGGGAAGTTGCCGGAGAATCTCGGGAAACGTTCtcctctgaggtggcttgatgttTCCAGTAACCAGTTTTGGGGAAGTATTCCGGCGAGTTTGTGTGATCTTGGTGAGTTGGAGGAGCTTTTGATGATATATAATTTGTTCACCGGTGAGATTCCGGCGAGTTTGGGGACGTGTCAGAGCTTGTCGCGTGTGCGTTTGGGTTATAACAGATTCTCCGGTGAGGTTCCGGCGGGGATCTGGGGTCTTCCTCATGTGTATCTTCTCGAACTTGCTCAAAACTCGTTTTCCGGTTCCATTTCGAAGACCATTGCCGGAGCAGGGAACCTTTCCTTGTTGATTTTATCGAAAAACAACTTCTCGGGAACTGTTCCCGATGAGGTTGGGTGGTTGGAAAATCTCGTCCAGTTTTCTGCCGCTGATAACATGTTCAGTGGCTCACTTCCCGACAGTTTGGTCAATCTTGGGCAGCTTGGGATTCTTGATTTTCACAACAACAGGCTCTCTGGGGAACTACCAAAGGGGATTCATTCTTGGAAAAAGCTCAATGATTTGAATTTGGCCAACAATGAGATTGTTGGGAAGATTCCTGATGAGATTGCTAGCTTATCTGTACTTAATTTTCTTGATCTTTCGCATAATCAGTTTTCAGGAAAAATCCCTCATGggttgcagaatatgaagctcAATCAGCTGAATTTTTCGTATAATCGTCTTTCGGGTGAACTTCCTCCTCAGTTGGCTAAGGAAATGTACCAGTCTAGTTTCTTGGGTAATCCTGGCCTGTGTGGAGATTTGAAAGGTTTGTGCGATGGTAGGAATGAAGTGAAGAATTTGGGTTATGTTTGGTTGCTTCGAGCGATCTTTCTTCTCGCCGTTTTGGTGTTCCTTGTGGGTGTTGTCTGGTTCTATTTTAGGTACAAGAATTTCAAGGAATCGAGAAGGGCCATTGATAAATCAAAATGGACTTTAATGTCGTTCCATAAGCTTGGTTTTGGGGAAGACGAGATTTTGAATTGTCTTGATGAAGATAATGTCATTGGAAGTGGCTCTTCAGGAAAGGTTTACAAGGTTGTACTTAACAGCGGGGAAGCTGTTGCGGTGAAGAAGATATGGGGAGGTGCCAGAAAGGAAGTGGAGAGTGGTGATGTTGAGAAGGGGAGGGTTCAAGACAATGCTTTTGATGCAGAGGTTGAAACTTTGGGAAAAATCAGACACAAGAACATTGTTAAGCTATGGTGTTGCTGTACTACTAGGGATTGCCAGCTTTTGGTTTACGAGTATATGCAAAACGGTAGTCTTGGTGATTTACTTCATAGCAGTAAAGGAGGGTTGTTGGAATGGCCAACAAGATACAAGATAGCTGTGGATGCTGCAGACGGACTCTCTTATCTCCATCATGACTGTGTTCCCCCAATTGTTCACAGAGATGTTAAATCTAACAATATCTTGTTGGATGGAGACTTTGGTGCAAAGGTGGCTGATTTCGGGTTAGCTAAGGTTGTTGAAACCACAGGGAAAGGAATTAAATCCATGTCCGTCATTGCTGGTTCTTGTGGCTATATTGCGCCAG AATATGCATACACGCTTAGAGTGAACGAGAAGAGCGACATTTATAGTTTTGGTGTTGTTATACTTGAATTGGTTACTGGAAGACGGCCTGTGGATCCTGAATTTGGGGAGAAAGATTTGGTTAAATGGGTTTGCACTACATTGGATCAGAAAGGCGTGGACCATGTAATTGACTCGAGGCTTGATTCGTGTTTCAAAGAAGAAATTTGCAAGGTTTTCAACATTGGCCTAATGTGCACTAGTCCTCTTCCAATCAACCGGCCTTCCATGAGAAGAGTAGTGAAGATGTTGCAAGAGGTAGGAATAGAGAACCAAATGAAACCTGCCAAGAAAGATGGAAAATTAACCCCTTATTACTATGATGATGCCTCAGATCATGGAAGTGTTGTTTGA